From Triticum urartu cultivar G1812 chromosome 2, Tu2.1, whole genome shotgun sequence, a single genomic window includes:
- the LOC125540713 gene encoding basic blue protein-like, producing the protein MARGTMVPTLLVLLLAIFCATTVVHSKEWIVGRQDGWFFSISNWGDDKPIKVGDVLVFKYKAIAHNVVQVSEEDYNACTVSRPSPTYRSGNDHIKVTSSGRFFFICYVKTPLHCENGMKIAITVQ; encoded by the exons ATGGCACGAGGAACCATGGTACCCACCCTTCTGGTGCTGCTTCTGGCTATTTTTTGCGCGACCACCGTCGTCCACAGCAAGGAATGGATCGTCGGTCGCCAGGACGGATGGTTCTTCAGCATCTCCAATTGGGgggatgacaagccaatcaaggTTGGCGATGTGCTTG TGTTCAAGTACAAGGCAATTGCACACAACGTGGTGCAGGTCTCAGAAGAAGACTACAACGCATGCACGGTCTCTCGCCCATCGCCGACCTACCGCTCCGGCAATGACCACATTAAGGTCACCAGCAGTGGCAGATTCTTCTTCATATGTTATGTGAAAACTCCTTTACACTGTGAGAATGGCATGAAGATAGCCATCACTGTCCAATAG